From the genome of Halomonas sp. MCCC 1A13316, one region includes:
- a CDS encoding VanZ family protein: MPEPGWLRRLAWGEDRKRHRLWAVSAVVAAVVIALGSLTPGNEMPDSLPWDKLNHFVGYAGLAGLAGLAGLPLVRTFIAVALYGICIEYLQVPVPGRSGGDWADILANSLGAAGAVLVLYVRRRFLIKRD; the protein is encoded by the coding sequence ATGCCTGAACCCGGCTGGCTGCGGCGGCTGGCCTGGGGGGAGGATAGAAAGCGACACCGCCTGTGGGCGGTGTCGGCCGTTGTGGCTGCCGTGGTCATTGCCCTCGGCAGCCTGACACCGGGCAACGAAATGCCCGACAGCCTGCCGTGGGACAAGCTCAACCACTTCGTCGGCTATGCCGGATTGGCGGGGTTGGCCGGTCTGGCGGGGCTGCCGCTGGTGCGCACCTTCATCGCCGTGGCGCTCTACGGCATCTGCATCGAATACCTGCAGGTCCCGGTGCCGGGGCGCAGTGGCGGCGACTGGGCCGATATCCTGGCCAATAGCCTGGGGGCGGCCGGGGCCGTACTGGTGCTGTATGTTCGCCGCCGCTTTCTGATCAAGCGCGACTGA